From Arvicanthis niloticus isolate mArvNil1 chromosome 22, mArvNil1.pat.X, whole genome shotgun sequence, the proteins below share one genomic window:
- the LOC143436423 gene encoding olfactory receptor 6C2 isoform X3, whose product MRNHSTITTFILLGLTDDPQLQVLLFIFLFLTYMLSVTGNLIIITLTLVGPHLKTPMYFFLRNFSFLEVSFTTVCIPRFLYSISSGDNTISYNACASQIFFVILFGATEFFLLAAMSYDRYVAICKPLHYTAIMNPRVCTLLVITCWVSGLMIIIPPLSLGLQLDFCDSNVIDHFSCDAGPLLKISCSDTWVIEQMVILVAVFALIITLICVILSYTYIIRTILRFPSAQQRKKAFSTCSSHMIVVSITYGSCIFIYIKPSAKDEVAINKGVSVLTTSVAPLLNPFIYTLRNKQVKQAFSDSVKRIAFISKS is encoded by the coding sequence ATGAGAAATCACTCGACAATAACAACTTTCATCCTGCTGGGACTAACAGATGACCCACAACTTCAAGTTCTGCTTTTTATCTTCCTATTTCTCACATACATGCTGAGTGTGACAGGAAACTTGATTATCATCACCCTCACCTTGGTGGGTCCCCATCTTAAAAcacccatgtactttttcctcaGAAATTTTTCTTTCCTAGAAGTTTCCTTTACCACAGTCTGTATTCCTAGATTTCTATACAGTATATCAAGTGGAGACAATACCATTAGCTATAATGCTTGTGCAAGTCAGATattctttgttattctttttgGAGCAACTGAATTTTTTCTCTTGGCAGCTATGTcctatgatcgctatgtggccatctgtaaaCCACTTCATTATACGGCCATCATGAACCCCAGGGTGTGTACCTTACTAGTCATTACATGTTGGGTGTCTGGCTTAATGATTATTATTCCACCCCTAAGCTTAGGCCTCCAACTTGACTTTTGTGACTCCAATGTCATTGATCATTTCAGCTGTGATGCAGGTCCCCTTCTAAAGATCTCATGCTCAGACACATGGGTAATAGAACAGATGGTTATACTTGTGGCTGTCTTTGCACTCATTATTACCCTAATCTGTGTGATTCTGTCCTATACATACATCATCAGAACAATTCTGAGATTtccttctgcacagcaaagaaaAAAGGCCTTTTCTACCTGCTCATCTCACATGATTGTGGTTTCCATCACTTATGGAAGCTGCATCTTCATCTACATCAAGCCATCAGCTAAGGATGAAGTGGCTATAAATAAAGGAGTTTCAGTCCTCACTACTTCTGTTGCACCTCTATTGAATCCCTTCATTTATACCTTAAGGAACAAGCAAGTGAAACAGGCATTCAGTGACTCTGTAAAGAGAATTGCATTTATATCTAAGAGCTAG
- the LOC143436423 gene encoding olfactory receptor 6C2 isoform X2, with the protein MRGEDCIYLSVMRNHSTITTFILLGLTDDPQLQVLLFIFLFLTYMLSVTGNLIIITLTLVGPHLKTPMYFFLRNFSFLEVSFTTVCIPRFLYSISSGDNTISYNACASQIFFVILFGATEFFLLAAMSYDRYVAICKPLHYTAIMNPRVCTLLVITCWVSGLMIIIPPLSLGLQLDFCDSNVIDHFSCDAGPLLKISCSDTWVIEQMVILVAVFALIITLICVILSYTYIIRTILRFPSAQQRKKAFSTCSSHMIVVSITYGSCIFIYIKPSAKDEVAINKGVSVLTTSVAPLLNPFIYTLRNKQVKQAFSDSVKRIAFISKS; encoded by the exons ATGCGTGGCGAAGACTGCATTTATCT GTCAGTAATGAGAAATCACTCGACAATAACAACTTTCATCCTGCTGGGACTAACAGATGACCCACAACTTCAAGTTCTGCTTTTTATCTTCCTATTTCTCACATACATGCTGAGTGTGACAGGAAACTTGATTATCATCACCCTCACCTTGGTGGGTCCCCATCTTAAAAcacccatgtactttttcctcaGAAATTTTTCTTTCCTAGAAGTTTCCTTTACCACAGTCTGTATTCCTAGATTTCTATACAGTATATCAAGTGGAGACAATACCATTAGCTATAATGCTTGTGCAAGTCAGATattctttgttattctttttgGAGCAACTGAATTTTTTCTCTTGGCAGCTATGTcctatgatcgctatgtggccatctgtaaaCCACTTCATTATACGGCCATCATGAACCCCAGGGTGTGTACCTTACTAGTCATTACATGTTGGGTGTCTGGCTTAATGATTATTATTCCACCCCTAAGCTTAGGCCTCCAACTTGACTTTTGTGACTCCAATGTCATTGATCATTTCAGCTGTGATGCAGGTCCCCTTCTAAAGATCTCATGCTCAGACACATGGGTAATAGAACAGATGGTTATACTTGTGGCTGTCTTTGCACTCATTATTACCCTAATCTGTGTGATTCTGTCCTATACATACATCATCAGAACAATTCTGAGATTtccttctgcacagcaaagaaaAAAGGCCTTTTCTACCTGCTCATCTCACATGATTGTGGTTTCCATCACTTATGGAAGCTGCATCTTCATCTACATCAAGCCATCAGCTAAGGATGAAGTGGCTATAAATAAAGGAGTTTCAGTCCTCACTACTTCTGTTGCACCTCTATTGAATCCCTTCATTTATACCTTAAGGAACAAGCAAGTGAAACAGGCATTCAGTGACTCTGTAAAGAGAATTGCATTTATATCTAAGAGCTAG
- the LOC143436423 gene encoding olfactory receptor 6C2 isoform X1: MYLLVVFFCNGLHLLQRDVSLMRGEDCIYLSVMRNHSTITTFILLGLTDDPQLQVLLFIFLFLTYMLSVTGNLIIITLTLVGPHLKTPMYFFLRNFSFLEVSFTTVCIPRFLYSISSGDNTISYNACASQIFFVILFGATEFFLLAAMSYDRYVAICKPLHYTAIMNPRVCTLLVITCWVSGLMIIIPPLSLGLQLDFCDSNVIDHFSCDAGPLLKISCSDTWVIEQMVILVAVFALIITLICVILSYTYIIRTILRFPSAQQRKKAFSTCSSHMIVVSITYGSCIFIYIKPSAKDEVAINKGVSVLTTSVAPLLNPFIYTLRNKQVKQAFSDSVKRIAFISKS; encoded by the exons ATGTACTTAttggttgtatttttctgtaatggtctccaccTATTGCAAAGAGACGTTTCCTTGATGCGTGGCGAAGACTGCATTTATCT GTCAGTAATGAGAAATCACTCGACAATAACAACTTTCATCCTGCTGGGACTAACAGATGACCCACAACTTCAAGTTCTGCTTTTTATCTTCCTATTTCTCACATACATGCTGAGTGTGACAGGAAACTTGATTATCATCACCCTCACCTTGGTGGGTCCCCATCTTAAAAcacccatgtactttttcctcaGAAATTTTTCTTTCCTAGAAGTTTCCTTTACCACAGTCTGTATTCCTAGATTTCTATACAGTATATCAAGTGGAGACAATACCATTAGCTATAATGCTTGTGCAAGTCAGATattctttgttattctttttgGAGCAACTGAATTTTTTCTCTTGGCAGCTATGTcctatgatcgctatgtggccatctgtaaaCCACTTCATTATACGGCCATCATGAACCCCAGGGTGTGTACCTTACTAGTCATTACATGTTGGGTGTCTGGCTTAATGATTATTATTCCACCCCTAAGCTTAGGCCTCCAACTTGACTTTTGTGACTCCAATGTCATTGATCATTTCAGCTGTGATGCAGGTCCCCTTCTAAAGATCTCATGCTCAGACACATGGGTAATAGAACAGATGGTTATACTTGTGGCTGTCTTTGCACTCATTATTACCCTAATCTGTGTGATTCTGTCCTATACATACATCATCAGAACAATTCTGAGATTtccttctgcacagcaaagaaaAAAGGCCTTTTCTACCTGCTCATCTCACATGATTGTGGTTTCCATCACTTATGGAAGCTGCATCTTCATCTACATCAAGCCATCAGCTAAGGATGAAGTGGCTATAAATAAAGGAGTTTCAGTCCTCACTACTTCTGTTGCACCTCTATTGAATCCCTTCATTTATACCTTAAGGAACAAGCAAGTGAAACAGGCATTCAGTGACTCTGTAAAGAGAATTGCATTTATATCTAAGAGCTAG
- the LOC143436424 gene encoding olfactory receptor 6C76-like, with protein MKNRTSVTEFILLGLTNDPKLNILIFIFLFFTYILSITGNLTIITLTLIDSHLKTPMYFFLRNFSFLEISFTTVSIPRFLVSIVTGDMTISYNSCMAQEFFFILLGATEFFLLTAMSYDRYVAICKPLHYATIMSSRVCMQLIASSWLAGFLIIFPPVIMGLQLDFCDSNIIDHFTCDSSPILSISCTDTAFLEIFAFFLAVFTLMVTLSLVILSYSFILRTILRIPSAEQRKKAFSTCSSHIIVVSISYGSCIFMYVKTSAKEGVTLTKGIAVLNTSVAPMLNPFIYTLRNKQVKESFKTLIKKCISNKI; from the coding sequence atgaaaaatcgAACATCTGTGACTGAGTTTATTCTTTTGGGATTAACAAATGACCCAAAGctaaacattttgatttttatatttttatttttcacttacaTTTTGAGCATTACTGGAAATCTGACCATTATTACCCTCACTCTGATAGATTCACACCTCAAGACACCCATGTATTTCTTCCTTCGAAATTTCTCTTTCCTAGAAATCTCATTTACCACAGTTTCCATTCCTCGGTTCCTTGTGAGCATTGTAACAGGGGATATGACCATCTCCTATAACTCTTGCATGGCTCAGGAGTTTTTCTTCATACTCCTGGGCGCAACTGAATTTTTTCTTCTGACTGCTATGTcctatgatcgctatgtggctATCTGTAAGCCCTTGCATTACGCCACAATAATGAGCAGCAGGGTCTGCATGCAGCTCATAGCTAGCTCTTGGCTGGCTGGATTTCTCATCATCTTTCCACCTGTGATCATGGGACTTCAACTGGATTTCTGTGACTCCAACATCATTGACCATTTCACTTGTGACTCATCACCCATTCTGTCCATCTCTTGCACAGACACAGCCTTCCTGGAGATTTTTGCATTCTTCCTAGCAGTATTTACTCTCATGGTAACCTTATCATTAGTGATTCTATCCTATTCATTCATCCTTAGGACAATTCTTAGAATCCCCTCTGCTGAGCAAAGGAAAAAGGCCTTTTCTACCTGTTCCTCACACATTATTGTTGTGTCCATATCCTATGGAAGCTGTATATTCATGTATGTCAAAACTTCAGCAAAGGAAGGAGTGACTTTGACTAAGGGTATAGCAGTGCTCAACACTTCTGTTGCTCCAATGCTGAATCCTTTTATTTACACTCTtagaaacaaacaagtaaaagaatCCTTTAAGACCTTGAtcaaaaaatgtatttcaaataaaatataa